In Rana temporaria chromosome 3, aRanTem1.1, whole genome shotgun sequence, a single window of DNA contains:
- the NUDCD2 gene encoding nudC domain-containing protein 2, with protein sequence MSVHFEEKSGVVPCKTPWGCWYQTMEEVFIEVQVPAGTQSRDVRCRLRIRDITLAVRDKQILEGRLYDSTKSDESTWTLEDKKLIRIVLTKSNRDAGNCWPSLLEGEYSADPWLQDQMQKKLTLERFQRENPGFDFSGAEISGNYSKGGPDFSGLQN encoded by the exons ATGTCGGTGCACTTCGAGGAGAAAAGCGGGGTGGTGCCGTGTAAGACTCCGTGGGGCTGCTGGTACCAGACCATGGAGGAGGTCTTCATTGAGGTGCAGGTGCCGGCTGGCACACAGAGCCGGGATGTCCGATGTAGACTGAGGATCAGAGACATAACGCTGGCCGTGCGGGACAAGCAAATCCTAGAG ggACGACTTTATGATTCTACAAAAAGTGATGAAAGTACATGGACTTTAG agGACAAAAAACTTATACGAATAGTATTAACGAAGTCCAACCGGGATGCAGGCAATTGCTGGCCCTCTTTACTGGAAGGAGAATATTCTGCTGATCCATGGCTTCAGGATCAGATGCAAAAGAAGTTGACATTAGAAAGGTTTCAAAGAGAG AACCCTGGCTTTGACTTCAGCGGAGCAGAAATCTCAGGAAACTACAGTAAAGGTGGACCTGACTTCTCTGGTTTACAAAATTAA